A stretch of Mesoplodon densirostris isolate mMesDen1 chromosome 9, mMesDen1 primary haplotype, whole genome shotgun sequence DNA encodes these proteins:
- the LOC132496343 gene encoding endoribonuclease YbeY-like isoform X2, whose translation MILVLRNLQRAVPLRRARLRKKVQADLKAGKIPQPDFPDEYNLGDIFLGVEYIFQHCKENEDYYDILTVTATHGLCHLLGFTHSTEAEWQKRYQKEKQVLEELSRHTGTRFLPLNRGLF comes from the exons ATGATCTTGGTGCTGAGGAACCTGCAGCGGGCGGTGCCCCTGAGGCGGGCGCGGCTCCGCAAGAAGGTGCAGGCA GATCTGAAAGCAGGCAAAATTCCCCAGCCTGATTTTCCAGATGAGTATAATTTAGGAGACATATTCCTGGGAGTGGAGTATATCTTCCAGCActgcaaagaaaatgaagattacTATGACATCCTGACTGTGACTGCCACCCACGGGCTCTGTCACCTGCTGGGCTTCACACACAGCACGGAGGCCGAGTGGCAGAAgcggtaccagaaggagaagcagGTTCTCGAGGAGCTGAGCAGGCACACAGGGACCAGGTTTCTGCCCCTGAACAGGGGCCTCTTCTGA
- the LOC132496343 gene encoding endoribonuclease YbeY-like isoform X1: MILVLRNLQRAVPLRRARLRKKVQAVRRALWVQRFDLGVVCVDNRKIQPINRIYRDKNTPTDVLSFPFHKVTATHGLCHLLGFTHSTEAEWQKRYQKEKQVLEELSRHTGTRFLPLNRGLF; this comes from the exons ATGATCTTGGTGCTGAGGAACCTGCAGCGGGCGGTGCCCCTGAGGCGGGCGCGGCTCCGCAAGAAGGTGCAGGCAGTGCGGAGAGCCCTGTGGGTGCAGAGGTTCGACCTGGGGGTCGTCTGTGTTGACAACAGAAAGATTCAGCCAATTAACAGAATCTACAGAGACAAAAATACCCCAACAGATGTGCTTTCCTTTCCATTTCACAAG GTGACTGCCACCCACGGGCTCTGTCACCTGCTGGGCTTCACACACAGCACGGAGGCCGAGTGGCAGAAgcggtaccagaaggagaagcagGTTCTCGAGGAGCTGAGCAGGCACACAGGGACCAGGTTTCTGCCCCTGAACAGGGGCCTCTTCTGA
- the LOC132496343 gene encoding endoribonuclease YbeY-like isoform X3, which yields MILVLRNLQRAVPLRRARLRKKVQTVTATHGLCHLLGFTHSTEAEWQKRYQKEKQVLEELSRHTGTRFLPLNRGLF from the exons ATGATCTTGGTGCTGAGGAACCTGCAGCGGGCGGTGCCCCTGAGGCGGGCGCGGCTCCGCAAGAAGGTGCA GACTGTGACTGCCACCCACGGGCTCTGTCACCTGCTGGGCTTCACACACAGCACGGAGGCCGAGTGGCAGAAgcggtaccagaaggagaagcagGTTCTCGAGGAGCTGAGCAGGCACACAGGGACCAGGTTTCTGCCCCTGAACAGGGGCCTCTTCTGA